From Branchiostoma floridae strain S238N-H82 chromosome 5, Bfl_VNyyK, whole genome shotgun sequence:
CGATACCGACGATATTCTAAAAACAGCTTCGACCAAAACAATCCAAAATCCACTTTCTGCCATGTTGTACTTAAAATTAGGGTATTCCATTAAGACGACAGGGATGAGCGTTTTTAATGATACCTGAAAGTATCATCGATGGCAAAAATTCTAACGTTAATGCTAAGCCTTCTTTTTCAAATGTTAATAACGTAAACTATTTACTATACTTCTAATATTGCTACGAAGTCGACAACTGTCTACATCTACCGTCAAATATCTCCAGTAAAATGTAATCGCCCAAAGTTGACCTGGATATCTGCGCGGGACCCTGCGCAGAAGTACATATTTTGGAGGCGGGAAAATCGAACCTTTGCAGACGACGTTTTCTTTCCGTATCGGCGAAAAGTCTACAAACAAGGACGTTTATCCGGAAAGAACTTTTTAATTCTCCAAGTTGATGCAAGCGCAAGTATTGTGTAGTAGAGAGTCTTAAATTGTGAAGAATATGGCCCTGGTGCAGCGTATTTCCTTATCGGAGGCATTGGCCAGCGTCAAGCCCAACAGCGAGATTTGGAGCTGTTCCTACAACCCACAGGTGACAAAAGTTTTCGACTTTAAATCCTTGTCACCACTTTAAACTTATATTACTTGAATTGTAAGAGGCTGAATTGTAAGCGGTGACAAAAGTAAGTAAATTATAAAGGTGGAATGAACGGAATACTTGAACTTCAAGTGATTGAGCTGAGACTGAGGAGCAAAAGGGGAAGTAAATCGTCCTGATGTTGACCGTGTCTTTCAGGATGATAACTTCATAGCGGTGACCACCAGTACGGAAAACAAACTGCGCATCTGCAAAGAGAACTCACAGAGTTTTCCCCACACCTTTGACCTAGGAGGTGCTGGTACCTGTACAGACTTCTCCAGGGATGGAAGCAGAGTCGTTGCAGGTAGGGGTAgtcacatttttgtcttcaaatTCTTGTTTAATCTTTGAAAGCAGTTAAGATATTGTATCTACTTCCATGCTTGGTTGCAAAATAGACATTTGTcataaatgaatggatggatcGATGGATGGATGCACAGACAAAGTGAATGAGTAACAACTTTCATAATCCAGACTTTGCACCAAATGTTTTTTTAGAGAAAGATCTAGCCCAAGTTATGAACCTAAGTCTTTTTTTCCATCCAGGCTCCACCTCCTCTGACATTCTCCTGGTCACAAACATCAATGCAGAGACCCCAGAGCCAGTCCACCTACATGGCCATACTAGCACTATCCGTAATGTCCATTTCCACCCCACTAACTCCCTGCTGCTGTCCTCGGGCTGGAGCGATGGCATCCGTGTGTGGGACGTCAACACACAGCAGATGACCAGGCAGGAGCTGCTCAAGGAACACTTTGGTAGGTGAATCATGTTATTTAAGCTTGAAAGGATGTGCAATCTCTAAAACAGATATGACTGCTAGCGCTAGTTATTAAGGCCTGTGGTCAACTTTTGTAACCTTTGAGCTTTATGGTCACACAGTTCTCTTCttgcaaaaatgataaaagccGCTGGGGTGGGGTGAAATGATTTACAAGTCCAATAGTAAGGTGTTTCAATACCTCCTGTGTATTGCAAAGTACAGTGGTGTCCTTTATCACATCTGAATTTCACTGGTTGTACAGCAACTATATTGTATCCATCATGGAGCTAATTAATTGATGcatggtgattttttttcaggagagGAAACCATCTACAAGACCAGCATGTCTGAGGATGGAAAGCTGCTGACAGTGTGCTGTTCTGATGGTGTTGCATATGTATTGGAGACAAACAACTTGAAGGTGGGAGTTGTAAAAGGCATGGTGCCAACTGCATGATATTGCTCTTGTACTATGTAGCCCCAGGCTAGAGTCTAGGcatttattttttgtatatCTAGAGATAGCATATTACCAATCTCTCTAGATTAACATATCAAATTGAGGCAGGTAAGCACTCTGTACTTTGTTGTTTGCCTTTAgctttactgtaaatgcatttaagttcgtggggatttaattttgaggTAGCGGGTAAAAAGGGCTGTTCGCAGTCCTTTTAAGTTTgcgatagcaccatgcactgtagtctcttactgccatggaaaaaatgtttgtggttgttttaagttcgcggtgaagtgtccaccgcaaaaaccacaaacataaaaccaccacgaacatttctgcatttacagtattttactcCAAATACTGTTTTGACCAgaggaaatgaatgaatgaacagttGTGTCTTGCAGAGTTTGTTGCTGAAAGAAAATGAGCATTTTTAGGGAGCcgaatgaaaagaaatacttTTGACAAAACACCATCTTTCTCAGTTGGTGCGTATGCTGAAATGGTCCAGCCCCACAGATGTGCAGGATGCCTCCATGCGTAGGACAGCTAACAGAGACATCCAGATTGCTACAGCCTCACATGATGGAACCGTTAAGGTGTGGGAGCTAGGTACAGGGAAAGTCCTGCACATGTTCACTGTAGGTGAGTGTTCCTGGTACAGATAATGTACCAATGTGTCAATAGTCAGACACAATTTCATATTAAATAGATGAATTAAGTTAGAGAATTGCTTAGTCATAATGGTAACCACCTAGAcagaaattcagcaccaaggactaaATAAATTCAACTGGCACCTGATGTGTTCCTGGTACAGGTAAAAGTACCAATGCGTcaacagacacaatttcctatTGAATAGATTGATGAATTAAGTTGGAGGATTGCTTACTCATAATGCTAACCACCCAGAGagaaattcagcaccaaggacagacatagGATGTGCTCCTGGCACTGAATAAAAGCACCAATGCGTTCAACAGTCAGACACAATTTCATactgaataaatgaattaagTTAGAGGACTGTTTATTCTTAATGGTACCAATCCAGaagaattcagcaccaaggacagacatagGATGTTTCACCCCCTCCAGGCTATGAGGCCTCCCGTGTGCTGTACACCCCTGATGGCTCCAGGCTGTGTGTAGGTGGGAAGTCAGAACATATCCTGATCtataatgtggaggagaacccCATCAGGTCAGCATGGAAGCTAGCAGACCCCTGTGGGTTTGCTGCCATCAAGTGTATGGACTTCTCCAGGATGTCAGGTATGTGAGCAAAACTGTCATCTTTAACTTTACACTGCCTTTGTTTCTTTTACCTTTAGAGTTTTTGAATGGATTTTGGCATGGATGTTATTAACTAGAACTAAGTTTTGTAAAATACCAAATCAATGAAGAACTGGTTTCCTTTTTATATCATAGTTCTCATGAAAATTTGAATCACCTTCATTTCCCAAGAACCAGGATGACTCATTGAAatgtctgcattttttttaccatatccAAGACTTTATATCCTACTTACAGAGGGTCTTATACAGGTACTACtactaggtacagccttcctcttTCTTGTAATACTCCACTTTCCACTGAGTCTGACTTGATTAAAAGGTCAATTTTAAGTTTTACTGTGCTGTTTGACTTTCCAGGCTCCAGGAGAATGGTGACCGGTCATGCAGACTCAACCCTACGTGTCTGGAACTTGTATGGCATTGTCCAGGACAACTCCTTGTAAGTACACTGTTTGGAAGAGGCTTTAGGGAAAGATGTGTACTCTTTTGCTATTTGCTTGAATCAGATTCAAAATggtgaaatatacatgtagatagcatTTCGGGTTTCAAGTGAGGCAAAAAAAGAGGTAGAGGTGAATAATCATTGTATGCAGGTGCAAGATTTCAGTCATTCAACAATAGAAAGAAGGAAGGCCGTATTGGTTAATGGCAAAACCAGTGGTAGACGTTTTGAACTAACTTCATTTCTCATGCCATTGCATTACTGATACATATCATTTACTCTTCCATTCTAGGAGTGAATTTGCCTCTGTGATGGGTGACTACACAAGCCGGCATTGAATTCAGTAATTGTTGTCTTCTTAATAGTTGAGTTCAGTTCTGTTGCCCTAGCTAATCCTTGTATGGGTAATGTATCATTTCAAGGCCAATTTATTTAGGTTCTATAGTATACTATTGGCTATGTCGTATGTTTATAACTTCCTGTTACCAGTCAAAGGGGATACACATCACGTAAACTGCACTTTCAGTttggtgtttttgttttcaataatgCTGGTTTTGTGCAATATTGCACATtcggtacatgtacaaacacaataTGTAAGTGGGTATGCgttgatttttcataaatttttcTAGCTTGTAGTATTCCTCGAGCGAAACTATTTATGGGGCTTATGAGTCATTGGTCTGTGTGTAAATAAATGGTCATTAACAAGAAGTCCATCCTTGCTTCTCCTGAACATCATAGCAAAGGCACTTTAAAGTATGTTTTGCAATCCTTAATAAAGCTCCATCCTATAGAGAGTAAAATAAGCCCTTTTTCTTCAAGAATTTATTGCCAACAATCAGTAAATCAGCGCAAATCTGGCAAAACTGGAAGAACAATCCGTACTTAAAATCCTATTGTTCCTAAAAAGTTAATACAGTTTGGTATTTTACACTAGTTTTGTACAGCTATAGACATGTTTGTTCCAGAACTGTTCAGTAGAAAAATTTGCTTGTATACATGGTCCTACAAATTGCTTGTCTTTGCTCCTTATCATCTGATTTCCTCACTATCACTTTCTAATCCTCTGCTATGCTGGTTCAGAACTAGTTCATGGAATCTGTTTGGCTCAATGTGAGCACTGGATAAGTCCCGATATGATACATTCTCTCACTGCACGCTAGCTAGGCAACACCAATCCAATGACCTGTTTCTTACACGTAGATGTCTAAAGGGAGAAAATGCAGCAATATGCCTAAATGACAAGGTACTGATAAATGGCCTCATGACAAAAGTGTAAAGTTAAAAGTTATGATGCTTAAGTGTCAGGGAAAGAAACAGTGAGCTAAACAGGGAGACAAAGAAGTGAACAAAAAAGCTCCAAAAGGAAACTTCGTGATTTATAcaaatatgatattatatatgatactAACTGTAAcatttctaaaatcattttTGAGTGTACAAGAAACAACTCATCAAATTGGTGTTGCCCTATTTTGTACTCTACCTTGAAGTTCTCCCTTAAGCATAAATTCACTCAGTATAAACCAATGCATCATAAATGTACATAATATGTCTACCATCATGTTAATCAACTATGCATAATGTCAAGCACCATCAACACACTCAAAAGTCATCAGATCATAGAAATCTTCATCAGGACAGCACACAGCTCTAACACACAGAACACTTCACTTTCAAATCATCTAAAATTCCATCATTTTACCTTATAAAGTCATTAAATCTGATCTCCATCAAGGATAGTGTAGAATTGGAAGCTCATTGCTATGGTAAAGCATATCTTAAGTTCTACTGTGCAAAATCCCAACACATCATGACATTTGCATTTTGACAACCTTACATACATTTAACTACCATCAGTGCAGCACAGTCTAGGATGAATATTAAGAAATGCTTCCTTTCATATCTTTTAATATGTCATCCTTCTAATAATTCAGCTTTGAGAAGGTTAACAACATTTGTTCAATCAATAAAGCTATCATGAGTGATCATTTGTAAGCAGTATCAAGTAAAATACATCAAAGTTGTACATGCCAATGTTTGTCAGTTGCTAACATAGTGAAAATACCTCTTCAAGTATCATAAAACTAAACTTTGTGTAATGAAAGTGCCGCAGAAGCTTTCAGCTATCAATATTTTCCTCCAAGTCAGATGGCAGCATTATCTGTTTCATCTGTATATCCATGTCAACAATAATAGCATACTGTCATTATACCTCACAATAAACTTTCAGTTTATATATTACAAACTCTATATACCAGGAATTCAATACAAAAGAATACTTTCCAAATAAATACTTTGCATAGTTTTGCAACTAAGAGTAACAACTAAataacaaaatcttaaaatctcCTGCCAAATATACTACTTTTGGTGATGTTATAAGATTTTATTGCTTTGAAATACATTCACCCCTTTGTCAAAGCCCAGTCTATATTGCACGTTTAAACTCTATATTTGCTTTCGTCAGCAAACAGAAGCTTCTGGCTTGAACCACATGTTCATTCATTCCACACAGGAAACTTTACCGCTCATACCATACATAATTTACATCCAGACCCTCCGTAGATAGTTTGTAATTTTCACTAGACTGATCATTTACAAAGCGAACATGGTAGAACATACCACTCACATTCATTTAACCTCTCCATCCCGGGCCTGTAACATGCTTGCCAATATTGATTTTGTTTGGCACAGTCGAGATATGAGTACATTGTAGAGCAAAATATCACTTAGATCTTTAGCATTATCATATAAATACTATAATTACAGCAGCATTTTGAAAGTATGCAAGTTATTCTAAAGTGTATTCCTGTTATCGGAGAAGGTAAATTTTT
This genomic window contains:
- the LOC118415733 gene encoding uncharacterized WD repeat-containing protein alr3466-like, with the protein product MALVQRISLSEALASVKPNSEIWSCSYNPQDDNFIAVTTSTENKLRICKENSQSFPHTFDLGGAGTCTDFSRDGSRVVAGSTSSDILLVTNINAETPEPVHLHGHTSTIRNVHFHPTNSLLLSSGWSDGIRVWDVNTQQMTRQELLKEHFGEETIYKTSMSEDGKLLTVCCSDGVAYVLETNNLKLVRMLKWSSPTDVQDASMRRTANRDIQIATASHDGTVKVWELGTGKVLHMFTVGYEASRVLYTPDGSRLCVGGKSEHILIYNVEENPIRSAWKLADPCGFAAIKCMDFSRMSGSRRMVTGHADSTLRVWNLYGIVQDNSLSEFASVMGDYTSRH